From Chryseobacterium sp. IHB B 17019, one genomic window encodes:
- a CDS encoding VWA domain-containing protein — translation MFNFEFYSPWFLALFLLFIPLLFRDASRQKRKGIKVPTVKNMGDSGGIQAVMFFLKISKYIILSALIIAMARPRTFTVSQDRDDTKGIDIMLSVDVSLSMLAKDLTPDRLTALKDIAIKFVEKRPNDRIGLVTYSGEAFTKVPVTSDHQVVIDELQNLNPLELQPGTAIGEGLSVAVNHLKNSKAKSKIIILMTDGVNTIENAMPPAIAAELAKNNNIKVYSIGIGTNGYALMPTQTDIFGDLVFTEAEVKIDEPVLKEVAQMTGGTYFRATSNSSLEEVYDEINQLEKTDVKVSKLYNYQEYFKIFLWIALGMLFLDASLRWVLYKILS, via the coding sequence ATGTTTAATTTTGAATTTTATAGTCCGTGGTTTTTAGCACTTTTTCTGCTGTTCATCCCACTTTTATTCAGGGATGCAAGCAGGCAGAAAAGGAAAGGAATCAAAGTCCCGACCGTTAAAAATATGGGTGACAGCGGTGGAATTCAGGCCGTGATGTTTTTCCTGAAAATTTCAAAATATATCATCCTCTCAGCGTTGATTATTGCAATGGCAAGACCAAGAACTTTTACCGTTTCTCAAGACAGAGACGATACAAAGGGGATTGATATCATGCTTTCTGTGGATGTTTCTTTGAGTATGTTGGCAAAAGATTTAACACCGGATCGTTTAACGGCCTTAAAAGATATTGCCATAAAATTTGTCGAAAAAAGACCGAATGACCGGATAGGTTTGGTGACCTATTCCGGGGAAGCTTTTACGAAAGTTCCTGTGACATCTGATCATCAGGTTGTTATCGATGAATTGCAAAATTTAAATCCTTTAGAGTTACAACCGGGAACGGCTATTGGAGAAGGGCTTTCCGTTGCGGTGAATCACCTGAAAAATAGTAAGGCAAAGAGCAAAATCATCATCTTAATGACGGATGGTGTCAACACGATTGAAAACGCGATGCCTCCTGCGATTGCTGCAGAATTGGCAAAAAATAATAATATTAAAGTTTATTCCATTGGCATTGGAACCAATGGATATGCTCTGATGCCTACTCAAACGGATATTTTCGGAGATTTGGTTTTCACGGAAGCGGAAGTGAAAATTGATGAGCCCGTATTGAAGGAAGTGGCCCAAATGACGGGTGGAACCTATTTCAGGGCGACATCAAACAGCAGCCTGGAAGAAGTATATGATGAAATTAACCAATTAGAGAAAACTGATGTAAAAGTTTCCAAATTATATAATTATCAGGAGTATTTTAAAATTTTCCTTTGGATTGCGTTGGGAATGCTCTTTTTGGATGCATCATTGAGATGGGTATTGTATAAAATTTTAAGTTAA
- a CDS encoding BatD family protein: MKKLLFIFCFLLCANAFSQILSSSVEKKTIALGEVNHIVVTINNLRNEKVSAAPENELLPFHFEEVKDSIAQTQDVYYRRIEFAVFEEGKFTIPELEFKVGQRVLKTIPYEIDVINTAQKTDQINDIMNNKDVKLDVKDYWELYKWYVLAAIALIALIIAIIIFIKWGRKPKDSPVVATNHTLKELDSLKKKKYVESGNYRSFYVELIDISRKFITKQYRLPADVLLTDDLIDLIKKNNTISQENERVVEDVFLRGDLVKFAKTFPDQQTMEKDFADIREFVKRSSKDLEFENLRKDV, translated from the coding sequence TTGAAAAAACTACTATTTATATTTTGTTTTTTACTCTGTGCAAATGCTTTTTCACAGATCCTTTCTTCCAGTGTTGAGAAGAAAACCATTGCTTTGGGAGAAGTGAATCATATTGTTGTGACGATTAATAATCTTCGTAACGAGAAAGTTTCCGCGGCTCCCGAAAACGAACTGCTGCCTTTTCATTTTGAGGAAGTAAAAGACAGTATCGCGCAAACTCAGGATGTCTATTATCGAAGAATTGAATTTGCAGTTTTTGAGGAGGGAAAATTCACTATTCCTGAACTTGAATTCAAGGTAGGACAAAGGGTTTTAAAAACAATTCCTTACGAAATCGACGTCATTAATACGGCCCAGAAAACTGATCAGATCAATGACATTATGAACAATAAAGATGTCAAGCTTGATGTGAAGGATTACTGGGAACTTTATAAATGGTATGTTCTGGCTGCGATTGCTTTGATTGCTTTAATTATTGCGATTATAATATTTATAAAATGGGGCAGGAAACCGAAAGATTCACCTGTCGTCGCAACGAATCATACATTGAAAGAGCTCGATTCTCTTAAAAAGAAAAAATATGTGGAAAGTGGGAATTATCGTTCATTTTATGTTGAATTAATAGATATTTCACGAAAATTTATCACAAAACAATACCGTTTGCCGGCAGATGTACTGTTGACGGATGATTTGATTGATTTAATAAAGAAAAATAATACCATTTCCCAAGAAAATGAAAGAGTAGTGGAAGATGTATTTTTGAGAGGTGATTTGGTGAAATTCGCGAAAACTTTTCCGGATCAGCAGACTATGGAAAAAGATTTTGCTGATATCAGGGAATTTGTGAAAAGATCATCAAAAGATTTGGAATTTGAAAACTTGAGAAAGGATGTTTAA
- a CDS encoding DUF58 domain-containing protein encodes MKIKDIVKKVKQIEIRTRKKSEATLMGQYHSAFKGQGMTFSEVRPYQFGDEIRRIDWNKTARFREPFVKVMEEERELIMMLLVDISASMDYGTKNQLKREYVAEIAASLGFSAAGNNDKVGLILFADKVYKVIPPQKGRKHILSIISNILTADYVPAESKIDKAMEYMMGIFKRKSLVFLFSDFEDEYDSKMLRVASKKHQLLGMRIFDEKDNEIPDVGYTLLYDAETGKQVWANTSSARWRYTFAEAQKKKLRALEEDFANSSASFMNINTGSDYSRLLYNYFQKK; translated from the coding sequence ATGAAAATAAAAGATATTGTAAAAAAAGTCAAGCAAATAGAAATCCGTACCCGTAAGAAGTCGGAAGCTACTTTGATGGGGCAATATCACAGTGCTTTTAAAGGTCAGGGAATGACTTTTTCGGAGGTTCGGCCATATCAGTTTGGGGATGAAATCCGAAGGATCGACTGGAATAAAACCGCCCGTTTCCGTGAGCCATTCGTGAAAGTAATGGAGGAGGAAAGGGAGCTGATAATGATGTTACTGGTGGATATTTCAGCATCTATGGATTACGGAACAAAAAATCAGCTGAAAAGAGAATATGTTGCAGAAATTGCCGCAAGTTTGGGCTTTTCAGCAGCGGGAAATAATGATAAAGTAGGACTGATTTTGTTTGCTGATAAAGTGTATAAAGTAATTCCGCCACAAAAAGGAAGAAAACATATTCTTTCGATTATCAGTAATATTTTGACGGCAGATTACGTCCCCGCAGAATCGAAAATCGACAAAGCGATGGAATATATGATGGGGATTTTTAAAAGAAAATCGTTGGTTTTTCTATTCTCGGATTTTGAGGACGAATATGATTCTAAAATGTTGAGGGTAGCGTCCAAAAAACATCAGTTATTGGGAATGAGGATTTTCGATGAAAAAGATAATGAAATTCCGGACGTAGGCTACACCTTATTATATGATGCGGAGACCGGGAAACAAGTGTGGGCTAACACCTCCAGCGCAAGATGGAGATATACTTTTGCAGAGGCTCAGAAGAAGAAACTAAGGGCTTTGGAAGAGGATTTTGCCAACAGTTCGGCGAGCTTTATGAATATTAATACAGGTTCGGATTATTCGAGATTGTTGTATAATTATTTTCAGAAGAAATAA
- a CDS encoding GNAT family N-acetyltransferase — MSEVLIRRAVQEDCAPMLELIKELADYEKALHEVTLTLEQFIEDGFGKSPVWGAFVAEFNGEIVGISLYYDRYSTWKGRRLYLEDLVVTENLRGKQIGKKLFEATLEHGKSNHYSGMVLQVLNWNEPAINFYKKYNLKFDDEWFNVSIEF, encoded by the coding sequence ATGAGTGAGGTGTTAATCAGAAGGGCAGTTCAGGAAGATTGCGCTCCAATGCTGGAATTGATCAAAGAACTGGCAGATTATGAAAAGGCTTTGCATGAAGTTACCTTAACCTTAGAACAATTTATCGAAGACGGCTTCGGAAAATCTCCGGTTTGGGGAGCTTTTGTAGCTGAATTTAATGGAGAAATTGTAGGAATTTCGTTGTATTACGACAGATATTCAACCTGGAAAGGCAGGAGATTATACCTGGAAGATTTGGTGGTGACGGAAAATTTAAGAGGAAAACAAATCGGAAAAAAACTGTTTGAAGCAACGCTGGAACATGGAAAATCAAACCATTACAGCGGAATGGTTCTTCAGGTTTTGAATTGGAATGAGCCAGCCATTAATTTCTACAAAAAATACAACCTGAAATTCGATGATGAATGGTTTAATGTGTCTATAGAGTTTTAA
- a CDS encoding AAA family ATPase has product MSDTYQAEDIRQLTEKVKEKNYLFSLLRQEINKVIIGQEYMIDRLLVGLLGNGHVLLEGVPGLAKTLAIKTLAEAVHGDFSRIQFTPDLLPADVVGTMIFNIKDNDFSIKKGPVFANFVLADEINRAPAKVQSALLEVMQEKQVTIGDETMKLPKPFLVLATQNPIDQEGTYLLPEAQSDRFMLKCTIDYPNFEDERTVMRMVSTSHQPDIKPVISLQDIVDAKELINQIYLDEKIEKYILDMVFATRYPENYGLSELKNYISFGASPRASINLAIASRAYAFLKGRAFVIPEDVKSLAKDVLRHRIGLTFEAEAEEISSEEIINRILAKIQAP; this is encoded by the coding sequence ATGTCAGATACATATCAAGCCGAAGATATTCGTCAGTTGACGGAAAAAGTAAAGGAAAAAAACTACTTATTTTCTCTTCTGAGACAGGAAATCAACAAAGTTATTATTGGTCAGGAGTATATGATAGATCGCCTTTTGGTGGGGCTTTTGGGAAATGGACATGTTCTTTTGGAAGGTGTTCCCGGATTAGCAAAAACGTTGGCGATTAAAACATTGGCAGAAGCTGTTCACGGTGATTTTTCGAGAATTCAGTTTACCCCGGATTTGCTTCCTGCAGATGTGGTTGGAACGATGATTTTCAATATTAAAGACAATGATTTTTCAATAAAAAAAGGTCCTGTTTTCGCAAACTTTGTATTGGCGGATGAGATCAACCGTGCACCGGCAAAAGTGCAGTCGGCTCTGTTGGAGGTTATGCAGGAAAAGCAAGTGACAATTGGTGATGAAACCATGAAGCTTCCAAAACCGTTTTTGGTATTGGCAACACAAAACCCTATTGATCAGGAGGGAACCTATCTTTTACCAGAAGCCCAGAGTGACCGTTTTATGTTGAAATGTACGATCGATTATCCTAATTTTGAGGATGAAAGAACGGTAATGAGAATGGTTTCCACTTCGCACCAACCTGACATTAAACCTGTGATTTCTTTGCAGGATATTGTTGATGCCAAAGAATTAATCAATCAGATTTACCTTGACGAAAAGATTGAAAAATATATTCTGGATATGGTTTTTGCGACTCGTTATCCTGAAAATTATGGTCTTTCGGAACTTAAAAATTATATCAGTTTCGGAGCTTCTCCTAGAGCTTCGATCAACCTTGCTATTGCTTCCAGAGCATACGCATTCCTGAAGGGAAGAGCTTTTGTAATTCCTGAAGATGTAAAATCTTTAGCGAAAGATGTATTAAGACACAGAATTGGGTTAACTTTCGAAGCAGAAGCGGAAGAAATTTCATCAGAAGAAATCATCAATAGAATTTTAGCCAAAATTCAGGCTCCATAA
- a CDS encoding DinB family protein, which yields MNYHFQAHRQVRKNLLDILQNTSHEDLLLIPDGFNNNIYWNIAHTVATQQLLHYYLSGNPFRIDKYWIETYKKGTLPNLNVQKSEVEDLEFLLTETSKILMKDYDSDFFSDYTPYTTSFGMDLKSIQDAIIFNNMHESLHYGYAMSQKRAILGEKGR from the coding sequence ATGAATTATCATTTTCAAGCTCACAGACAGGTAAGAAAGAACCTTTTAGATATTTTACAGAATACTTCCCACGAAGACCTTTTGTTGATTCCGGACGGTTTTAACAATAATATTTACTGGAATATCGCGCATACCGTTGCCACTCAGCAGCTTTTGCATTATTACCTAAGCGGAAATCCTTTCAGAATTGATAAATACTGGATTGAAACTTATAAAAAAGGAACTTTACCGAACTTAAATGTTCAGAAATCTGAAGTGGAAGATCTTGAGTTTTTATTAACGGAAACTTCGAAGATTTTAATGAAAGACTATGACAGCGATTTTTTTTCGGATTATACGCCTTATACTACAAGCTTTGGAATGGATCTGAAAAGCATTCAGGATGCAATAATTTTCAATAATATGCATGAAAGTCTGCATTACGGCTATGCAATGTCTCAGAAAAGAGCAATTTTAGGAGAAAAAGGAAGATAG
- the rlmB gene encoding 23S rRNA (guanosine(2251)-2'-O)-methyltransferase RlmB: protein MTDKKDDFIFGLRPVIEAIEAGKTIDKVFVQNALQGPIYAELKTILAKNKIRPNYVPIEKLNRFTRKNHQGVVAFISDVPFHRVEDIVPQLFEEGKTPFLLILDRLTDVRNFGAICRTAECVGIDAVIIPEKGGAPINSDAIKTSAGALYNIKICKEPNLAHVVDYLQQSGISVFAATEKAQKMIYDVNFTEPCAVVMGNEETGISKEVMHHADEKIKLPIEGKTQSLNVSVACGAILYEAVRQKIMKIN, encoded by the coding sequence ATGACAGATAAAAAAGACGATTTTATTTTCGGGCTGCGTCCCGTGATTGAAGCAATTGAAGCGGGAAAAACGATTGACAAGGTCTTTGTGCAAAATGCATTGCAAGGCCCAATTTATGCTGAACTGAAAACAATTTTAGCTAAAAATAAAATCCGTCCCAATTACGTTCCTATTGAAAAGCTGAACCGTTTTACAAGGAAAAACCATCAGGGTGTTGTGGCATTCATTTCGGATGTTCCGTTTCATAGAGTGGAAGATATTGTTCCTCAGTTATTTGAAGAAGGAAAAACTCCTTTTTTGTTGATTTTGGACAGACTGACAGATGTAAGAAATTTCGGAGCAATCTGCAGAACCGCAGAATGTGTTGGAATTGACGCTGTTATTATTCCAGAAAAAGGCGGTGCACCTATAAATTCTGATGCTATAAAAACTTCAGCAGGAGCACTTTACAATATTAAAATCTGTAAGGAACCGAATCTGGCTCACGTTGTAGATTATCTTCAACAAAGCGGAATATCAGTGTTTGCAGCGACTGAAAAGGCTCAGAAAATGATTTATGACGTCAATTTTACAGAACCTTGCGCTGTTGTAATGGGAAATGAGGAAACGGGTATTTCAAAAGAAGTCATGCATCATGCAGACGAAAAAATAAAGCTTCCTATTGAAGGAAAAACACAATCATTAAATGTTTCTGTTGCTTGCGGCGCAATTCTATATGAAGCTGTAAGACAGAAGATTATGAAAATTAATTAA
- a CDS encoding DUF6263 family protein encodes MKNIAALALLTSIALVSCKKETTKITKIDPKTGKTITVEVPADSVAKVEANPAIKDSAGIYTQTFKLEKGKTYPLTTYQRDTKTMTDPKGKTLNGTSESTDEMSFTVNDVKGNVYDITLNLIAKRNSQSADGKTIVVDTKLPIPKEDDLKMIWNINKALTGNKLNMKMDTKGNVISITGFDAVYTKVSNAVGTIVKDANQKASVVASLKESFNEKVLKDQFNKNLTIIPKKGVKIGEKWSSSENADPNGKIKVTSNYTLKSVGNGIAEISVTGGIPKKTEKQAQGPITHSMSSELAQNGTIKFDQNTGWITNQNIKVVTTQIETISDGKQSQSMKSVSNSSVMVNPSAK; translated from the coding sequence ATGAAAAATATAGCAGCATTAGCGCTATTAACATCTATAGCTCTTGTATCTTGTAAAAAAGAAACTACAAAAATCACAAAAATAGACCCGAAAACGGGAAAAACGATCACGGTAGAAGTTCCGGCTGATTCTGTAGCGAAAGTAGAAGCAAACCCTGCGATTAAAGATTCGGCGGGGATTTATACTCAAACTTTTAAATTGGAAAAAGGAAAAACATATCCTTTGACAACGTATCAGAGAGATACAAAAACAATGACCGACCCGAAAGGTAAAACACTGAACGGAACGAGTGAATCTACAGACGAAATGTCTTTCACAGTGAATGATGTTAAAGGAAATGTTTATGATATTACTTTAAATTTAATTGCTAAAAGAAATTCTCAGTCTGCGGACGGAAAAACAATCGTTGTAGATACCAAACTGCCGATTCCTAAAGAAGACGACCTGAAAATGATCTGGAACATCAACAAAGCATTGACAGGAAATAAGTTAAATATGAAAATGGACACCAAAGGAAATGTAATTTCGATTACAGGATTTGATGCCGTTTATACTAAAGTTTCCAACGCTGTTGGTACAATTGTGAAAGATGCCAACCAAAAAGCAAGTGTTGTAGCGAGCCTTAAAGAATCTTTTAATGAAAAAGTTTTGAAAGATCAATTCAATAAAAATCTAACGATTATTCCTAAAAAAGGGGTAAAAATCGGAGAAAAATGGTCAAGCAGTGAAAATGCCGATCCTAATGGAAAAATTAAAGTTACCTCAAATTATACTTTAAAAAGTGTAGGAAATGGTATTGCTGAAATTTCTGTAACAGGAGGAATTCCTAAGAAAACAGAGAAACAGGCTCAAGGGCCAATTACTCATAGCATGAGCAGTGAACTGGCACAAAACGGAACCATTAAATTCGACCAAAATACAGGATGGATTACCAACCAGAATATTAAGGTTGTCACAACACAGATTGAAACAATTTCAGACGGAAAGCAATCCCAGTCTATGAAAAGTGTTTCCAATTCTTCTGTAATGGTGAATCCATCGGCAAAGTAA